TACAGTGGCTGGACACTTGAGAAGTAGCAGCGGCAGCTGCCATAGCAAGCTGATCCGAACACtcctttaggtcttgtttagccaaaaattttcaagattcctcatcacatcaaatctttaaatacatatataaagaattaaatagtattaaatatagatataaaatagctaattacataatttgtctgtaatttgcgagacgaatcttttaaagctagttagtccatgattggacaatattaccAATTACAAATGAAAGTGATACAATAgtcaaatccaaaaattttcgcaaactgaacaaggccttagcccaATGACGCCGCACGTCCACATAGGCCCACATAAAAGGTCAGAAGGCGTAGATGGGTCAAACCGTCAAAGTCAGACTTAGCCTCCAAGATTCCACATCAGTCATCGTCATAGGGCTATCATACATGGACTACTTTGCTTCTAGATTCTCCCACTAAGGGCGGAGCCAGAAAATATGTATAGAAGTGGTGTCCGAAAAAACAACTTGTAAAAATTAAGTGTTGCTCAACTGATTATGGTTTTCACAATGACCGTCTTAGTTAATTCATGGACTTCACATGGTCGCTCGTGGAGCTTTGGTGAAACCCTATCGGCGACCTCATTCCCCTTttccccgccgccgccatggctaTTCTTCATCCTAGCCCCAACTTAGCCCAGTCGCCTGCTCCGGCGTTAGCGCGGCCTTCACCTCGCTTGTTGCTCTGAAACTTTTTATAAAGGGCGCCGGAGATGGGGAAGAAGAGAGGGAAAGGGTGGGAGCGAGGTTGCGCCATCACGTTAGAGCGAGACGAGTCACGAGACAGACTTTGCGTAAAACCAATGCAGTCAAGTATCTAGGAAGGCATAAACTATTCAAATAGCTATTTGGGTAATTAAGCATTGAAGTCATAACGCGTATGCTTTGGCAATCTTGTTATATTACTATGGCCTGCAAGATACAACATcttcttagggcactcacaatgcaagactctatcacagagtccaagacaattaattacataatatttatggtattttgctgatgtggcagcatatttattgaagaaagaggtagaaaaaataagattcaaagtcttatttagactcgaagtccacattgttcgaggtaataaataactttagactctatgatagagtctgcattgtgagtgcccttatgctTCCAAACAACAGCCTGACATGTTCAAAACTGAATCAACTGACAATCCAGACATCAGGCAGAAATTTTGCACTTTATTTGTGGCTTACAAGTTCACCCCTGCGTGAGAAATTTTGTACAGCCTACAAAGGAGGAATGCTTTGTGCATTGTTGAACACATTGCCGGGGTCCGCCAACGTCTTTGCCCTGACGAGCCGGTCAAAATTGTCCCCGAAGTAGGCGGCGCCCCACGACGAGCGCGCgcgcgccaccgccgcctccgACGACCCTCCCGCCGGTGCTGTCCAGTTGTCGGCGCCGAGGTCAAGGTCCAGGTAGTTGACGTACGCGGCGCGGGGGTCCTTGGACACGTGGGGCGCCATGAACGCGTAGAGCGACCGGAGCCACCCCACGCAgaactcgccggcggcggcggcgcggccacCGAGGTCGCCGTCGTCCTCGTCCCAGTACACCTGGTACTGCACGCCGTACAGGGTCCCGGCGCGGTGCGGGCACGGCGTGTCGCCGCTCCCGATccgggccatggcgccgccgtaggGGTCCAGGATCACGTACCCGccgccctgcccctgcccctggCCCTGCCGCGGTGGCCCCGTGGAGAGGTACCGGACGATGCCCGCCATGGCGCGCCGCGAGATCGGCGACCGCACGTAGTCGGACTTGCCCTTGGAGTACTGCTTCGACCGCCCCAGCAGGCGGTTCGGAAGGTCGGCCGCCGTGTCGAGGCCGGCGAACTGCGCGGTCGCCTCCAGCCAGCTCGTTTCGGCGAGCTCTGACTCGGTCAGGCCGAGCTCTGGGAAGCTCTGACGCAGCGCCGACAGGGCACGGTGCTTTGGTCCAAGAACCTGCCCGGAGAACGAGACGGACACGTTGCcatccgacgacgacgacgacgaccggaGGCCGCCGGTCGGGAGGTACACGGAGAGGTAGAAGTCGTCGGGGAGACTGGGCGCCACGAACTGCCACCTGTGGATCAGCCCGGCGACGAGGTCGACCGGACCGGTCCGGCCGACAGAGAACACGGTGACGTTGCGCGGGACGGGGACAAGCCGGAGCTTCCAGGCGTACACCACGCCCcagctcccgccgccgccgcctcggatGGCCCAGAACACGTCGGCGCCCATGGTGGTCCGGTCGAGCACCCTGCCGTCGGCGTCGACGAGCACCGCGTCCAGCACGTTGTCGGCGGCGAGCCCGAACTTCCGGGACAGCAGCCCGAAGCCGCCGCCGGAGACGATGCCGCCCAGGCCGATGGTCGAGCAGGACCCGGCCGAGAACGCCAGCGACCGGCTGGACCGTCCCACGGCGTAGTAGAGCTCGCCTAGCGTCGCGCCGGACTCGGCCCAGGCCGTGGCCGAGCCCCGGTCGACGCGGACCCGGTTCAGGTTGGCGACGTCGATCACCACGAAGGGGACGTGGTTCTCCGTCGTGTAGGAGAGGCCCTCGTAGCTGTGCCCGCCGCTGCGCACGCGGATCGCCAGCGAGCTTTCCCGCGCGCAGACGACGGCGCGCTGGAGGTCCCGCTTGGAGGCCGGGAGCACCACGGCGGCCGGCTTGCCGACGTCCGGGAGCGCGAAGCGGAGGTTGCTGATGGAGGAGTTGAGGATCGCGGCGTAGCTTGGAGACGTCCGGAGGGTGAAGTTGTTGACGCCGTGGGAGAGGAGGCAGGAGGAGAGGCTGTGTGCTGCTGCGCCATCGTCGGCGCCGGCAGCATAGCACGATGATGTGCTTTGATGGAGTGGAAGGAAGAGGGAAACCAGGACCAGGAGAGCTGCAATGGAGCAGCTCATGGGGAGAGAGAGCTTGGAGAGTGATCTTGAGGAGTGAGAGTGACTTGATGAAGCATGCAACAAATACTTGACTCCATTGTTGGAACTGCATATAGCTCGATCGTGACTCGTGAGGCCATGGAGGTCGCTCTCATGGAAGTGGGTTTCAGCTGTGGTGGCAGCACAGCAGCTTCCTGAGCCAGTTTTTGTGAGTGGGTGCGTGTTTGTGTTCAGTGGAGCTGAGGAAAGTTCAGAACGTGCGGATGCAAAACACACAAGCTGCTACAACCTGAACTTCGGAGAGATCGATAGTAGCACGGATCAGACATACAAAATGCGAGCTCAAAATTTGGGAGAGGTTGTTTCAGCAGTGCTGCTGCATCATTAgccacaaaacaaaaaaaacccaccaccaccaccaccagaacATGCATGTAGTGGCCGGAAGAGGCAATAATCACGGAGGGGTGCAACGGCGCGGTCATAGGAGAAACAAGGGAGTCACCATCGGTGAAAGTGATATGGTGAACCGTACGTGCAACAAAAATTTTGGTATTGCGAAATGAAAATCCAAATTTATTTGTGAACGTGGCTTTAAGGAAGACTTGACCTCAGTATATTGGATGTGTCCAGCCCGTGACGGCCGGGCCTCAAGGAGGTCACTCTCACGGAAGTGCCAGGGATCGTCTGTTCGATTTGAGTGGTTGCGGCTCTCTGCTCCAGAACTGGCGTTCAGAAAAATGAAActtgaaagaaaagagaaaagaagtgCAGTTGTTGAGTTGGGTGCTGTTTACGTAGATGGGCTATTATGCATCAAAACAATTCCTTCTGGTGTGAGCGTCTATGTTTGTACAATGTcattctaaaaaaaaagagatttcTCTCCTAATTTAGTTTTGTTATTAGATTTAGTAGAACACGTTCTCTTGCATTAGTTTCTTATTACTAGTCCATCAAAGCATCAACTTATGCTCTCCCATGGGCTAGAATTTTAGGTAATACAAGTATTAGTtactttttaatatatataacaAACTAGATGACACCCCATGCAGTGCCGCGGGAACTTTTAGTATTGTACGTCTAATTGAACATTTGATGGAACATAATCCATTTTGATATGTAAAATCCAAAAGAATATATGGAAGATACAAAATCAAATGCAGTAAACAGTGACAAAGCAAGGTTCAAAAATCAAATGTAGTAAACGGTGCTAGACAGTTATTGAAGTTAATTAAAAAGATACCGTATTCCAGGAAGTATAAGAGAAATGGAAATTGTAAATTAAAAAATAGAATCGACAATGCAGGCCATTCAGAATACAACATGATGGATAACTCAGAAGCAGTGGAAACCTATGTTCTAGCGATGATAGAGCTAGATAACTTTTTCTACAAATTAGAATAGATCCAAAAGCTATTATCGGCGATGATGATTCGAGCCTACCAAATTAAAGACAAGATATTTCTAATTATTCTGAGCATTTTTCGAATTTATCCTTTTACTAACAAATCTGATGGGAATTAACATGGTGTCTTCATTGGAGCCTCTAATTAGTAATCTATATACAAATTTAGAGGGTTATTTTTAATTATCTTGCGTAATGCCAGATTGGAAAATTTAGATGCCAAATCAAAGGTTACTTTATGTATATTTCATAATAGTAGATGtggatattttttatataaattacaaTAAATCTAATGGTTATTATCGGCGATGATGATTTTGTCTACCAAAGGgtttatgttttttttctagCACGCCTCTAGTGGGAATTAACGTGTGTTATTAGGACCCTAATTAGTAGCTTCATGCATCGAAGTCAAAAACATTTTGCTAATAACGTTGATTAACTCAAGTTCTTTATTTTAAGAAACGCATCAAATTATACAATATTCATCATGTGGGTAACGTAATTAGAGCAAGAGCGTGCTCGAGCAGCAGCAACGGCGCACATGCATGGCTGCAGCTTAGTGCCATAAAAACCAGGATACAAGAACTGGAGCAATCTATCTGAAATTTGTAGACGATCGAAAACTTAACTAACATAAACAACATTTATCGATTCCCTCGTACGTGTAGCTATTGTACATTTGTACCCCGTACGTGTAGCTATTAGTTACGTGTGATTCCGTTGCATATATATTTTGTGTCGTCTCTCACAAACTAGGAGGAATGCTCTGTGCATGGTTGAACACGTTTTCTGGATCAATCTTAGACTTGGCGCGAACCAGCCGATCAAAATTATGCAGAAAATAACGTTGCCCCCAGGACGCCGCTGCCTTCTGCCCCACCCCCACCATAGCATTATACGAGGAGGACGCTCCaatggcgcccgtcgtcggctCCGTCCAATTGTCGGTGCCCAAGTCGAGGTCCACGTAGTTCACGTACGCGCCTCGCGGGTTGCTCGACACGTGCGGCGCCATGAACGCGTAGAACGCCCGCAGCCACGCCATGAACTCCCCGCCACGGCCGCCGGCGGCGTTGTCGTCCGCCGCCGTCCAGTCGATCGCGTACTGGATGCTGTACAGGTACCCGGCGCGGTGCGGGAACGGCGTCTCGCTGCTCCCGATCctcgccatggcgccgccgtaaGGGTTCAGCTGGACGGACCCCGTCGTCGGCGCCCTCGCCATGTACCGGGCGACCTCCGCCATGTCCTGCTTCGAGATCGGTGCCTGCGCGTAGTCGGACTTCCTCTTCGCGTACTCTCCCACCCCGTTCTGCCGGTCCGTGAGCTCCGCGACGGACTTGAGCTCGGCGAACTTCGCCGCCGACTCGACCCAGCTCACCTCCGACAGCTCCGACACGGCGAGGCCCAGCTCCGGGTAGGTTTCGTTCAGCACCGACATGACCTGCTGCTTCGGCGCGAGGAACTGGCCGGTGAACGTCATGTTCAGGTTATTATTACCTGGGATTATTCCGGGGAAGTAGATCCTCGTGGAGATGTAGAACTCGTCGGGGAGGTGAGGTCCGACGAACTGCCATTTGTGGATCAGCGGGGCGATGAGGTCGGCCGGGCCGATCCGTTCGCCGCTGAACACGGTGATCTTGTCCGGCACCGGGACGAGCCGGAGCGTCCAGGAGTAGACCACGCCGAAgctgcctccgccgccgccgcggatgGCCCAGAACACGTCGCCGTCCATGGTCGCACGGGTCAGCGTGTTGCCGTTGCGGTCGATCAGGGTGGCGTCCAGGACGTTGTCGGCGGCGAGCCCGAACTTGCGGGACAGCAGCCCGAAGCCGCCGCCGGAGATGATGCCGCCAAGGCCGACGGTCGAGCAGGTCCCGCCGGGGAACGCGAGGGTCCGGTTCGACCGCCCCACCGCGTAGTAGAGCTCGCCCAGCGTCGCGCCGGACTCGGCCCAGGCCGTGGCCGAGCCGCCGTCGACGTGGACGCGGTTCAAGTTGGCGAGGTCGATGACCACGAAGGGCACGTTGTTCTCCGTGGTGTAGGAGAGGCCCTCGTAGCTGTGCCCGCCGCTGCGCACGCGGATCGCCAGCGAGGTGTTGCGCGCACAGATGACGGCGCGCTGGAGCTCCTCCTTGGACGCCGGGAACACCACGGCGGCCGGCTTGCCGACGCTGGGATTGTTCACGAAGCGGAGGTACCTGATGGAGGAGCTGAGGAGCGGCGTGAAGCTTGGGGACGACGGGAGGGAGAAGTTGGTGACGACGTTGGAGTTGGAGGTGAGGCAGGAGGAGATGTCGTGGGCGTGCGGTGGTGGAGagccggcaccggcaccggcaccggcacctccggctgctgctgctgcaaagAGATTGAGCGCAAGGGCCGCTGCAGCCACCATGGTATGGATCATATCCATGGTGGCAGGAGATACGATGCAGCAGAAGATGGATGGATACATTGATGTATATAGTGTgcccgtgtgtgtgtgtgtgtgaagaaATACAGAATGTATTTTCATGAAGCTGATGCTATTAATAGTGGTTTACGTAATTACGTTTATATATGTCAACATCTAATATCCATGGGGGCAGACTGACTGCGGATCGATGCAGCATGAGATGGACGATACACATGGATGTATATATACTCTCTttgttccaaattgtaagtcgattttttgacttttttgatacatctattttgctatgtatctatatactctctccgtccatTTATCTTAATCATTTAAGCAATTTTTTTTCCAATTATCTTCATCATCTTGAGGCAACCGGTTGTAATTATGGTTATGTCTTGTATGCACGCTGGCCATTCATTGGGTGTATGCATCTCCATGCAGGACCTAGGCCATCTTGGATGCTTCTTGGTTGCATGCAGGCATGCACATTAATTAGATTAATTGGATCATAATGATTTATTAAAAAGACTTGAGTCATTCATGCTCTTTGGTTTCTATGCACAAGGCTTGAACGAAGAAGACTAatagacagagggagtatataataatatatttagATACACAGCAAAATGGATGAGTAAAAAATGTTaaagtgacttataatttagaaaggAGTGAGTGTGTGATCCTAAAGCTAATGCTGATTAATATCGGTCTCCGTTTATATGCCAAATAAAGGTTGCACCGAGATATCTAATATCCAAATTAGCCTGATCGCATTAAGATTGTgaaattgaggccttgtttacttccacccaaaaacccaaaagtttttaagattttctgtcacatcgaatctttagacgtatgtatgaagtattaaatataaatggaaataaaaactaattacacagtttggtcgaaattgacaagacgaatcttttgaacctagttagtccatggttggacaataattaccacaaacaaacgaaagtgttacagtgtcgcgaaatattTCCCAtcgggaactaaacacggcctgaaTCAGAACGTTTCCAAGATGCCATTTCAATGCGTATTAAATCAGTTGCAAAAATAATAAGTGTACTTCTCACAGAAATATCTAATATTCAAATTAGCCTGATCGCATTAAGATTGTGAAATTGAATCAGAACGTTTCCAAGATGCCATTTCAATGCATATTAAATCAGTTGCAAAATAATAAGTGTACTTCTCACAGAAATATCTAATATCCAAATTAGCCTGATCGTTTCAAGATTGTGAAATTGAATCAGAACGTTTCCAAGATGCCATTTCAATGCGTATTAAATCACTTGCAAAATAATAAGTGTACTTCTCACAGAATTGAAGAGCTAGTAATTTTTAGTGTGCTGTTTTCTCACAAAAATATACTCCATCCATCCATTTATCGGAGGCATTTTATGGTCATATGCAGTGACCAAAGAAAAATTAATTCGGTCAGTAAAAGGAGCTGCATGTAGACGGTTGAATTAATTAGACTAGTGAGAGAAGCTGCATGTGGTTAGGAAAAGGTGAAAATAATGATCTCTAACTTAGATGACTTctatttttggatttttttttcagtAAAATGACTCCGATaaatggatggagggagtactagggTAATGCTTTGTGTACTCCTAAGGAAGCATGGAGTGGAAGTAGATGGATGCTTGCATAAACTAGAGAGAGTGCAGAAATTCAAAATGCAAAACTAGAGGAGTTTCTATGTACATTAATTAAACTACCATGTTTGTATTTTAATGATGTCGAAAGCTATTTATTGAAGATATAGTGTAGAAATTCAAGAAACCGTTTCTAAGTTAGAAATTGGGTTTTCACATATGAAGAAACTGCGGGCATTGTGTTGGGGAGGGCCGACATCGTTTCTACCCATTCCTCCAGATCCTATGCGCACGACAAAGTTTGGTGGTGGGCGGCGTCGAGGTTGTGGCGGATGAAGAAACCATCCATGGCCAGATGGAGCGTTTGCGGTCGATGGGCGTGAGGAACACGCTGGAGTCATCATTGTTAATGAGGACCATGGAGAGGTCAAAAGCGTCTACCGTGTGTGGACCTTGCCCTCGTGGTTCTCCTCCTCGACCAACTTCTCGGTGGGGAGGGGGGAGGGGGAAGGGGGCATGACCATGCCACGGTGGCGCGCCttaaccaccaccaccgccaccaccaccaccacccgaaACTCCCCCACCCAGCACCGGCCACCGTCACCCGGAGCTCCTCTTCCCTAGCGCTGGCCAGCAACCCGAAACTCCTTCTTCCCAGTGCTGATCACCCTCATATCTGTCGGTCCGAGTCCACGCCGGGCACCAGCACTGTGGCATCCACACTTGCAGTCATCTGGATGTCGTGACAAAGGGAGAGGAGGGAGCGGCCAAAGGAGGAGAAGAACAAACTGGTGAGCTCTCTTGCAGTTTGGATGTTCAAACTCTCTTGGATTTGAAGTGGAATCAAAGGGAGAACCTTGAGGGACTCCAAtggtgagtgagtgagtgagagaGAGAGCTTCTCTGGTTGCACCTAGGAAGGGAATGGTCAAGATAACTGTTGGAGGGATGAGGGAAATGTAAAATACTCCGTCAGCCCCAATGGTCACTTTAAGTTTGGTAGTGCCGCTCCCCGCGCGGTAGTGCCACTCTTAGAGCGGTAGTGCAACTCACGCACAATCAGCCAAGAGAGTAGGACTTATATGCTTGCTGATGTGGCTAGGTTTTTGAGGATACTTTGGTGGATCTTTTGTGCACTTAGTTACACATTAAAGCTTATGCATTgtatccctctttatagtatggcttaCCTATACTCAAGATTAAGAGAATATAAATATCTCAACTacttgagtcttcaatgtcttcatatgcAATTTTCTCTCAATATCACTTCATAAGGGGTTACAATGATCAACTTTGTCTCCTCTCTTGGAGTAAACATACAATGAGCATGTGATTTGAACCATTTCCACACATATGAGTTCACCTCAATGGCTTCAAGTAACTTTCACTAATGatttcttcctcaacacaatatCACTACTCATAGCTTGATTAGTTTCTCGACTCAAACAAGTActttcttcttcaccttagccatggtaccttGGTCCTCAAGCCATTGCTTGCTCTTCACCTCCCCTTAGTCTCTCAaagccctttccttgctatcttcacattatcaagccatactcaagtcacATCATATTAAGTATTCATTGAAAAAACCATTTCTTTAGTAGTGTgatccttgcttgaatatcttctagATATGAATGTTGAAATCAATCA
This window of the Sorghum bicolor cultivar BTx623 chromosome 7, Sorghum_bicolor_NCBIv3, whole genome shotgun sequence genome carries:
- the LOC8080839 gene encoding reticuline oxidase, translating into MDMIHTMVAAAALALNLFAAAAAGGAGAGAGAGSPPPHAHDISSCLTSNSNVVTNFSLPSSPSFTPLLSSSIRYLRFVNNPSVGKPAAVVFPASKEELQRAVICARNTSLAIRVRSGGHSYEGLSYTTENNVPFVVIDLANLNRVHVDGGSATAWAESGATLGELYYAVGRSNRTLAFPGGTCSTVGLGGIISGGGFGLLSRKFGLAADNVLDATLIDRNGNTLTRATMDGDVFWAIRGGGGGSFGVVYSWTLRLVPVPDKITVFSGERIGPADLIAPLIHKWQFVGPHLPDEFYISTRIYFPGIIPGNNNLNMTFTGQFLAPKQQVMSVLNETYPELGLAVSELSEVSWVESAAKFAELKSVAELTDRQNGVGEYAKRKSDYAQAPISKQDMAEVARYMARAPTTGSVQLNPYGGAMARIGSSETPFPHRAGYLYSIQYAIDWTAADDNAAGGRGGEFMAWLRAFYAFMAPHVSSNPRGAYVNYVDLDLGTDNWTEPTTGAIGASSSYNAMVGVGQKAAASWGQRYFLHNFDRLVRAKSKIDPENVFNHAQSIPPSL
- the LOC8069627 gene encoding reticuline oxidase — protein: MSCSIAALLVLVSLFLPLHQSTSSCYAAGADDGAAAHSLSSCLLSHGVNNFTLRTSPSYAAILNSSISNLRFALPDVGKPAAVVLPASKRDLQRAVVCARESSLAIRVRSGGHSYEGLSYTTENHVPFVVIDVANLNRVRVDRGSATAWAESGATLGELYYAVGRSSRSLAFSAGSCSTIGLGGIVSGGGFGLLSRKFGLAADNVLDAVLVDADGRVLDRTTMGADVFWAIRGGGGGSWGVVYAWKLRLVPVPRNVTVFSVGRTGPVDLVAGLIHRWQFVAPSLPDDFYLSVYLPTGGLRSSSSSSDGNVSVSFSGQVLGPKHRALSALRQSFPELGLTESELAETSWLEATAQFAGLDTAADLPNRLLGRSKQYSKGKSDYVRSPISRRAMAGIVRYLSTGPPRQGQGQGQGGGYVILDPYGGAMARIGSGDTPCPHRAGTLYGVQYQVYWDEDDGDLGGRAAAAGEFCVGWLRSLYAFMAPHVSKDPRAAYVNYLDLDLGADNWTAPAGGSSEAAVARARSSWGAAYFGDNFDRLVRAKTLADPGNVFNNAQSIPPL